In the Chroococcidiopsis sp. SAG 2025 genome, one interval contains:
- a CDS encoding DegT/DnrJ/EryC1/StrS family aminotransferase, with protein sequence MIKPILLSIPHMSGEEIEYVKEAFDTNWIAPVGPHLEAFEQEFCHVIGVNHAAAVVSGTAALHLALQLVGVESGDEVFCSTLTFAASANPIVYLGGKPVFIDSDRTSWNMNPELLQEALDKRARLGKLPKAVVVVHLYGQSADLDPILEACNRYEVPLIEDAAESLGSTYKRRSPGSFGKIGIFSFNGNKIITTSGGGMLVSDDPEIVIKARFLSTQARDPAPHYQHSEIGYNYRLSNVLAGIGRGQLQVLEQRVQARRRNFEVYRQALGKLPGILFMPEASYGRATRWLSCMTINPHIFGTDREQVRKILAQQHIETRPVWKPLHLQPAFAQYETIGGEVAEDLFACGLCLPSGSNLTNEDLERVVGAIAKICSVGIKTN encoded by the coding sequence ATGATTAAACCGATCCTTCTTTCTATTCCTCATATGAGCGGGGAAGAGATTGAGTATGTCAAGGAAGCCTTTGATACTAACTGGATTGCCCCCGTTGGTCCCCATTTAGAAGCTTTTGAACAAGAATTTTGTCATGTAATCGGTGTCAATCATGCTGCTGCTGTAGTATCTGGCACGGCAGCTTTACACTTAGCCTTGCAGTTGGTTGGAGTGGAGTCTGGAGACGAGGTATTTTGCTCGACACTCACTTTTGCGGCTTCAGCCAACCCCATCGTTTATTTAGGTGGAAAACCTGTCTTCATTGACAGCGATCGCACGTCATGGAACATGAACCCCGAATTGTTACAAGAAGCGTTGGACAAACGGGCGCGGTTAGGTAAATTACCCAAAGCCGTAGTTGTCGTCCACCTATACGGTCAAAGTGCCGATCTTGACCCGATTTTAGAAGCTTGCAACCGCTACGAAGTGCCGTTGATTGAAGATGCAGCTGAATCTCTAGGATCAACCTACAAGAGGCGATCGCCTGGTAGTTTCGGTAAGATTGGCATTTTTTCGTTCAATGGCAATAAAATCATTACGACATCTGGAGGTGGAATGCTGGTTTCCGACGATCCAGAAATTGTCATCAAAGCCAGATTCCTCTCCACTCAAGCACGCGATCCAGCGCCCCACTACCAACACTCAGAGATTGGCTACAACTATCGGCTGAGCAATGTTTTAGCAGGAATTGGTCGAGGTCAACTGCAAGTACTAGAGCAACGGGTACAAGCTAGAAGGCGTAACTTTGAAGTTTATCGGCAAGCTTTGGGCAAATTGCCAGGAATCTTATTTATGCCAGAAGCGAGTTACGGTCGCGCTACGCGCTGGTTGAGCTGTATGACAATTAATCCTCATATTTTCGGTACAGATAGAGAACAAGTTCGTAAAATCCTAGCTCAGCAGCACATTGAGACTCGCCCAGTTTGGAAACCACTCCACCTCCAACCTGCTTTTGCCCAGTACGAGACGATTGGAGGTGAAGTCGCAGAGGATCTGTTTGCTTGCGGTCTGTGCCTTCCCTCTGGCTCTAATTTAACCAACGAGGATTTAGAGCGAGTCGTGGGGGCGATCGCTAAAATTTGCTCTGTTGGCATCAAAACAAACTGA
- a CDS encoding GNAT family N-acetyltransferase translates to MNIQIIDPQDPLWHKVLQQLHHDVYHLPKYIGIESNRTETMANAFLVTDSDKIFFVPYLLRQCHDVIPQELLEEECFDIVSPYGYPGILLSEVAANTPKFVDFALHELKYFLQKNNVCSAFLRLHPLLSDRFKEIFSSEYLTDSGKTVSVNLTLSESEIWAHTRKGHQSTINKCKRLGFTGRMVEFRQYIDEFIAIYEETMNRVNARQFYYFSRDYFEDLLSLGENIHLGIVEVNNEIACTSLFFECCGIVQAHLGGTKTKYLHQSPFNFLLHYVRLWAKERGNEFLHIGGGVGGSTTDSLYTFKSGFSRQRHDFLTLKLITNEEKYYHLVNLRAKVLDTQAEALLSSDFFPAYRSYS, encoded by the coding sequence ATGAACATTCAAATCATCGACCCACAAGACCCCTTGTGGCATAAAGTTCTGCAACAGCTCCACCATGATGTTTATCATCTACCTAAGTACATCGGCATTGAGTCAAACAGAACTGAAACAATGGCTAATGCTTTTTTGGTTACTGATAGTGATAAAATTTTCTTCGTACCTTATTTACTACGTCAGTGTCATGATGTAATACCACAAGAATTGCTCGAAGAAGAATGCTTTGATATTGTCTCTCCCTATGGCTATCCGGGCATTTTGTTGAGTGAAGTAGCGGCAAATACGCCAAAGTTTGTAGATTTTGCTCTGCATGAGTTGAAGTACTTTTTGCAGAAAAACAACGTATGTTCGGCTTTTTTGCGATTGCATCCCCTTTTGAGCGATCGTTTCAAGGAGATTTTTTCCTCAGAATATTTAACTGATAGTGGAAAAACTGTATCCGTAAATCTTACTCTCTCTGAATCGGAAATTTGGGCGCACACAAGAAAAGGACATCAAAGCACTATTAATAAGTGCAAGCGACTAGGTTTCACTGGTAGAATGGTCGAGTTTAGGCAATATATTGACGAATTTATTGCTATTTACGAAGAGACAATGAATCGAGTCAATGCTAGGCAATTTTATTACTTTAGCCGCGATTACTTTGAGGATTTATTGTCACTAGGAGAGAACATTCATTTAGGTATCGTAGAAGTCAATAACGAAATCGCATGTACTAGCTTATTTTTTGAATGTTGTGGTATTGTTCAAGCTCATTTGGGAGGAACGAAAACCAAATATTTACACCAATCCCCTTTTAATTTTCTCTTACATTACGTGCGCCTTTGGGCTAAAGAGCGTGGGAATGAATTTCTACATATAGGAGGCGGAGTGGGAGGTTCGACTACAGACAGCCTCTATACTTTCAAGTCAGGGTTTTCCAGGCAGAGACACGATTTTCTGACTTTAAAACTGATTACAAACGAAGAAAAATACTATCACCTAGTCAATTTACGAGCGAAAGTCTTAGATACTCAAGCTGAAGCACTACTTAGCTCAGACTTTTTTCCTGCCTATCGTTCTTATAGTTAA
- a CDS encoding class I SAM-dependent methyltransferase, producing MLDNKKIYQSTEEFNTWAYGKGLKVEEKYLIDNYLDKHLKTVEAGTAGGRILLEMRKMGFTSLVGYDYVPEFIEQAKQKEPSSEITFEVEDATKLSYVDDSFAQILYLQQIISSIDGDQAKLKAFEEAYRILKPGGTALFSFLCFEVRAQTLIYKPYLVYLRILRSLQGKSLSLQYLPWLKLGGKWNFSALLDCEPYVYWYRPQEVERLLRTVGFEVTAVGSSAQIEGDSMCTSVEELARQSLAGGLYFVCTK from the coding sequence ATGCTCGACAATAAGAAAATTTATCAATCTACTGAAGAATTTAATACTTGGGCATATGGAAAAGGTCTAAAAGTTGAAGAAAAGTATTTAATTGATAACTACTTAGATAAACATTTAAAGACAGTAGAAGCAGGGACAGCAGGAGGTAGAATTTTACTAGAGATGAGAAAGATGGGCTTTACTTCTCTCGTAGGTTACGATTATGTACCTGAGTTTATTGAGCAAGCAAAGCAAAAAGAGCCTTCAAGCGAAATTACTTTTGAAGTAGAAGATGCCACCAAACTAAGTTATGTCGATGATAGCTTTGCCCAGATCTTATATCTCCAACAAATCATCAGCTCTATAGATGGAGACCAAGCAAAGCTAAAAGCTTTTGAAGAGGCATATCGTATTCTAAAACCAGGTGGTACAGCACTATTTTCATTTCTTTGCTTTGAAGTGAGAGCGCAGACTTTAATCTACAAACCGTATTTAGTCTATTTACGTATTTTGCGTAGCTTACAGGGTAAAAGCCTTTCTCTTCAGTATCTACCTTGGCTTAAATTAGGAGGAAAGTGGAATTTTTCTGCTTTACTAGATTGCGAACCCTATGTGTATTGGTATAGACCACAAGAAGTAGAACGACTATTGAGAACTGTTGGTTTTGAAGTCACTGCTGTTGGTTCTTCTGCCCAAATTGAAGGAGATAGTATGTGTACAAGCGTAGAAGAATTAGCAAGACAATCTTTAGCAGGTGGACTATATTTTGTTTGTACGAAATAA
- a CDS encoding phytanoyl-CoA dioxygenase family protein: METITRYLSEDQVALLPTEAEIAFYEEHGWYVSQQILPDELIDNAILGSERYYRGERDTQLLINVGYSDWQPGDTSILRNNEFVSLQNQQLQQLGFYPIIAAIAARLARAKQIRLFADSLLCKMPTTRNNNNGVVGWHADKAYWSTCSSNNLLTAWIPFQDCNELLGPLVVIDGSHKWEDKQDLKNFYAQNIEALEQKFRQQERQIRKVPMTLKKGQVSFHNCWTIHGSYPNYSNSPRLAMAVHMQDGANRYQPVWNREGKQIYIGYDSLCRSLLNGDPDYSDPTIFPLLWVEEGS; encoded by the coding sequence TTGGAAACTATTACTCGGTATTTATCAGAGGATCAAGTAGCATTACTGCCTACCGAAGCAGAAATCGCTTTTTATGAAGAACACGGTTGGTATGTGTCCCAGCAGATACTTCCAGACGAACTAATTGACAACGCAATTTTAGGTAGCGAACGGTACTATCGTGGCGAACGAGATACTCAACTGCTGATAAATGTGGGATACTCTGATTGGCAGCCAGGAGATACAAGTATTCTCCGCAACAATGAGTTTGTCTCCCTACAAAATCAGCAACTACAGCAACTTGGTTTTTATCCTATAATAGCGGCGATCGCTGCCCGTTTAGCAAGAGCAAAACAAATTCGGCTATTTGCCGATTCGCTCCTTTGTAAGATGCCAACGACTAGGAACAATAACAATGGAGTTGTTGGCTGGCACGCTGATAAGGCTTATTGGTCTACCTGTAGTTCAAACAATTTATTAACTGCGTGGATTCCTTTTCAGGACTGCAACGAGCTGCTCGGACCTCTTGTGGTTATCGACGGCAGCCACAAATGGGAGGACAAACAGGATCTCAAGAATTTCTACGCTCAGAATATAGAAGCTCTGGAACAAAAGTTTCGCCAACAAGAAAGACAAATTCGTAAAGTACCAATGACCTTAAAAAAGGGTCAAGTCAGTTTTCATAACTGTTGGACAATTCATGGCAGCTACCCTAACTATAGCAATTCGCCTCGTCTGGCGATGGCAGTACATATGCAAGATGGTGCCAATCGCTACCAACCTGTCTGGAATCGGGAAGGAAAACAAATTTATATCGGTTACGACAGTTTGTGTCGTTCACTGCTAAATGGCGATCCAGATTACAGCGATCCGACAATTTTTCCGCTGTTGTGGGTAGAAGAAGGTAGTTAA
- a CDS encoding sugar transferase, whose protein sequence is MRRLKQLSRLVKSVLDRFVAAIALIILSPIVIGVAIAIHFRMGSPVIFTQPRPGKAGKIFNFYKFRTMTDEQDAQGNLLPDEQRLTPFGQFLRRTSLDELPQLWNVLKGDMSFVGPRPLLVKYLDRYTPEQARRHEVKPGITGWAQVNGRRALDGNWEEKFRLDVWYVDRWSFWLDLKILVLTAWKVLQQENISQAGHATGEEFKGSTNEYSN, encoded by the coding sequence ATGCGCAGGCTCAAGCAGTTAAGCCGATTAGTTAAATCTGTGCTCGATCGCTTTGTTGCCGCGATCGCGCTGATAATATTGTCTCCCATTGTTATTGGTGTTGCGATCGCCATTCACTTTCGCATGGGTTCTCCAGTTATTTTCACTCAACCCCGTCCAGGTAAAGCAGGAAAGATTTTCAACTTTTACAAGTTTCGTACCATGACCGACGAGCAAGACGCACAAGGAAATTTACTTCCTGACGAACAGCGCCTCACTCCTTTTGGTCAATTCCTCCGGCGCACTAGTCTTGACGAATTACCCCAACTGTGGAACGTGCTCAAAGGCGACATGAGTTTTGTCGGACCCCGCCCTCTATTAGTCAAATATCTCGATCGCTACACTCCAGAACAAGCTCGCCGTCATGAAGTCAAACCTGGAATTACAGGATGGGCGCAGGTTAACGGTCGTCGTGCTCTGGACGGCAATTGGGAAGAGAAATTTAGACTGGATGTCTGGTACGTCGATCGTTGGAGTTTTTGGCTTGATTTAAAGATTCTGGTACTCACAGCTTGGAAAGTCTTACAACAAGAAAATATCAGTCAAGCAGGACACGCTACAGGAGAGGAGTTTAAAGGTAGCACGAACGAATACTCAAACTAA
- a CDS encoding GNAT family N-acetyltransferase, with translation MLDLQVIKPHDPLWSQTLQKLRHDIYHLPEYLKLEAIRTQTTPEAILITQEDKIFLIPYLIRSCQDLYENAPYHEEIFDAISPYGYPGILLSDAAFGQGKFLNLAVSYLAKVLRSKNICSAFFRLHPILNQGFEQILPPQICQITGETVSINLMLSEAEIWQQTRSEHRTHINRCRRAGFTAKIVRYEDYIKDFISIYEETMNRVTAKQMYYFGYDYFTELANLHENIHLGIVEFDSQIVCAGIFTEICGIVQYHLGGTKTEFLKQSPSKLLFDRVRFWAKERGNKIFQLGGGVGGTKDSLHHFKAGFSKLKHNFLTLRSIADADKYQYLVELQAKKLNVESEQLLKTSFFPAYRSSQI, from the coding sequence ATGCTCGATCTCCAGGTTATCAAGCCACATGACCCATTATGGTCTCAGACATTACAAAAACTCAGACATGATATTTATCATTTACCAGAATATCTCAAGCTTGAGGCAATTAGAACTCAAACTACTCCAGAAGCAATTTTAATTACTCAAGAGGACAAGATATTTTTGATTCCTTACTTAATACGTAGTTGTCAAGACTTATATGAAAATGCTCCATACCATGAAGAAATATTTGATGCGATCTCTCCCTACGGTTATCCTGGGATTTTGCTGAGTGATGCAGCATTTGGACAAGGAAAATTTTTAAATTTAGCCGTATCTTATTTGGCGAAGGTGTTGCGATCGAAAAACATCTGTTCGGCATTTTTTCGTCTACATCCCATACTTAATCAAGGCTTTGAACAAATCTTACCTCCCCAAATTTGTCAAATAACTGGAGAGACTGTATCTATAAATCTCATGCTTTCTGAAGCAGAAATTTGGCAGCAAACTCGTTCTGAACATCGCACTCATATCAATCGCTGTAGGCGTGCTGGATTTACCGCTAAGATAGTAAGGTACGAAGATTACATAAAAGACTTTATTTCTATCTATGAAGAAACAATGAATCGCGTAACTGCGAAGCAAATGTATTATTTTGGCTATGATTATTTTACCGAGCTAGCTAATCTACATGAAAACATTCACCTTGGTATTGTAGAATTCGATAGCCAAATTGTTTGTGCTGGCATCTTCACAGAAATTTGTGGGATAGTGCAATATCATTTAGGAGGAACTAAAACTGAGTTTCTCAAACAATCTCCCAGCAAACTCTTATTCGATCGCGTGCGGTTCTGGGCTAAAGAACGAGGTAACAAAATTTTTCAACTAGGGGGTGGTGTTGGAGGTACCAAAGATAGCCTACACCACTTTAAAGCGGGTTTTTCTAAACTGAAGCATAATTTTTTGACATTGCGTTCGATCGCAGATGCAGATAAGTATCAATATTTAGTAGAGCTACAAGCGAAGAAACTGAATGTTGAATCCGAACAACTACTTAAGACAAGTTTCTTTCCAGCGTATCGTTCCTCTCAAATTTAA